A genomic segment from Thermothielavioides terrestris NRRL 8126 chromosome 4, complete sequence encodes:
- a CDS encoding glycoside hydrolase family 13 protein (CAZy_ID 269717) — protein sequence MADGSRDAWWKDAICYQIYPASFMDSNGDGLGDIPGILSKIDYLKDLGIDVVWVSPIKVDMGYDISDYEKVYPPYGTVKDMEDLIEACHQRGMKIILDLVINHTSDQHAWFKESRSSKDNPKRDWYIWRPPRYAEDGTRLPPTNWRSYFSGSTWEFDEHTGEYYLHLFAKEQPDLNWENEETRNAIYDSAMRFWLDKGVDGFRVDCVNMYSKGVEFKDAPIVDPRFYEQPAWLYYANGPRIHEFLREMNEKVLNHYGAVTVGELPHTPDPNKVLQYVRASEKQLSMVFQFDIVDIGQGREHKYHFQEWKLPLLKGIVAKWQQFIEGTDGWTTVFCENHDQGRSVSRYTSDAPGDRARCAKLLSLMLCALTGTLFLYQGQEIGMVNVPRAWPIEYYRDIESVNFYRAMAARTRGDPAELDYVMRSLQILGRDNARLPMQWSAAAHAGFTECEAGPWMRVHDLYREINVERQVSEGEGSVLGFWKRMIRFRKEHADVLVHGAFEAFAMEDESTFVFGKRAGGKRAAVVLNFTGDEQAVALPEYGGLEFKVGNYDDAAELERRAEERGGTRTLRPWEGRLYLASC from the exons ATGGCGGACGGATCGAGAGACGCCTGGTGGAAGGACGCCATCTGCTACCAGATCTATCCCGCGTCTTTCATGGATTCGAACGGAGACGGTCTTGGAGACATCCCTGGGATTCTGAGCAAGATTGACTACTTGAAAGACCTTGGCATCGATGTCGTCTGGGTCTCGCCCAT CAAGGTCGACATGGGGTACGACATCTCAGATTATGAGAAGGTCTACCCGCCCTACGGCACGGTCAAGGACATGGAGGATCTCATAGAAGCTTGCCACCAGAG AGGCATGAAAATAATCCTGGACCTCGTCATCAACCACACGTCAGACCAGCATGCCTGGTTCAAGGAATCGAGGTCTTCAAAAGACAACCCGAAGCGGGACTG GTACATCTGGCGGCCTCCGCGGTATGCCGAGGACGGCACACGCTTGCCGCCCACCAACTGGAGAAGCTACTTCTCCGGATCGACATGGGAGTTTGACGAGCACACGGGTGAGTACTACCTCCACCTGTTCGCCAAGGAGCAGCCCGACTTGAATTGGGAGAACGAGGAAACGCGAAACGCAATCTATGACAGCGCCATGCGTTTCTGGCTTGACAAGGGCGTGGATGGCTTTCGCGTGGACTGCGTGAATAT GTACTCTAAAGGGGTCGAGTTCAAGGACGCTCCTATCGTTGACCCCCGGTTCTACGAACAGCCGGCATGGCTGTACTACGCCAACGGTCCGAGAATCCACGAATTCCTGCGGGAGATGAATGAGAAGGTTCTCAACCACTACGGCGCCGTGACCGTCGGCGAGCTCCCGCACACGCCTGACCCGAACAAGGTGCTCCAGTACGTCAGAGCGAGCGAGAAGCAGCTGAGCATGGTATTCCAGTTCGACATCGTCGACATCGGCCAGGGCCGCGAGCACAAATACCACTTTCAGGAGTGGAAACTGCCGCTGCTCAAGGGTATTGTGGCCAAGTGGCAGCAGTTCATCGAAGGCACCGACGGGTGGACCACCGTCTTCTGCGAGAATCACG ACCAAGGACGCTCCGTCTCGCGCTACACGTCCGACGCGCCGGGCGACCGGGCGCGCTGCGCCAAGCTGCTCAGCCTGATGCTGTGCGCGCTGACCGGCACGCTGTTCCTGTACCAGGGCCAGGAGATCGGCATGGTCAACGTGCCGCGCGCGTGGCCGATCGAGTACTACCGCGACATCGAGTCGGTCAACTTCTACCGCGCCATGGCGGCCCGCACGCGcggcgacccggccgagctcgactACGTCATGCGCAGCCTGCAGATCCTCGGCCGGGACAACGCCCGGCTGCCGATGCAGtggagcgccgcggcgcatGCCGGGTTTACCGAGTGCGAGGCCGGGCCGTGGATGAGGGTGCATGATCTGTATCGCGAGATCAACGTCGAGAGGCAGGTCAGCGAGGGGGAGGGGTCCGTCTTGGGGTTCTGGAAGAGAATGATTCGGTTCAGAAAGGAGCATGCGGACGTGCTGGTGCACGGCGCGTTTGAGGCGTTTGCGATGGAGGATGAGAGCACGTTTGTATTTGGGAAGAGGGCAGGCGGGAAGCGAGCGGCTGTAGTGCTCAACTTCACCGGTGATGAACAGGCGGTTGCGCTACCGGAGTATGGGGGCTTGGAGTTTAAGGTTGGGAACTATGATGACGCGGCGGAACTGGAGCGGAGAGCCGAAGAGAGAGGCGGAACAAGGACGTTGAGGCCCTGGGAGGGGAGGCTCTATTTGGCGTCGTGCTAG
- a CDS encoding 60S ribosomal protein L34, translating to MAPSRVTYRRRNPYNTTSNLTRVVKTPGGALRVLHIKKRGTAPKCGDCGIKLPGIPALRPREYAQISKPKKTVQRAYGGSRCGNCVRDRIIRAFLIEEQKIVKKVLKEQSQAEKKK from the exons ATGGCCCCTTCACGAGTCACGTACCGTCGCCGCAACCC CTACAACACCACGTCAAACCTGACGCGGGTTGTCAAGACCCctggcggcgcgctgcgggTGCTTCACATCAAGAAGCGCGGCACTGCCCCGAAGTGCGGCGACTGCGGCATCAAGCTCCCTGGT ATCCCCGCTCTCCGCCCTCGCGAATACGCCCAGATTTCGAAGCCCAAGAAGACCGTCCAGCGTGCCTACGGCGGCTCAAGATGCGGCAACTGTGTCCGGGACCGGATTATCCGGGCGTTCCTCATCGAGGAGCAGAAGATCGTTAAGAAGGTGCTGAAGGAGCAGAGccaggccgagaagaagaaaTAA